From Methanococcoides sp. AM1, one genomic window encodes:
- a CDS encoding PKD domain-containing protein — protein GTASEVKTGYINVTSVPILPVSDFSANVTEGIAPLSVAFTDLSTNATSWSWDIDADGTEDYSSQNIIHTYDTAGLYTVNLTV, from the coding sequence ATGGTACTGCTTCCGAAGTCAAGACCGGTTATATCAATGTGACATCAGTTCCTATACTTCCGGTATCCGATTTCAGTGCTAATGTAACTGAAGGTATTGCTCCCCTGAGCGTTGCGTTTACTGATCTCTCAACCAATGCAACGTCATGGTCCTGGGATATTGATGCTGACGGTACTGAAGATTACTCCAGCCAGAATATAATTCATACGTATGATACAGCTGGTTTGTATACTGTCAATCTAACTGTCA